A genomic segment from Phragmites australis chromosome 6, lpPhrAust1.1, whole genome shotgun sequence encodes:
- the LOC133922273 gene encoding uncharacterized protein LOC133922273 isoform X3 has protein sequence MTLGIMSDKVANSPPEVVKQVVLESSPPVSQKPSTVDVLRKKITSVERGSEGFLFVQDLFLSGMGSFAAPSSILHVHRHSPNDITAQCRLEAFERQMRSTKEERGDANVRYGWLGSRKNDIIRILINGLGTTAKPVEKASLSAGVYLSPENRAFTSVGLCDVDEKGVQYMLLCRVILGNMEAVEPGSQESFPSSEMYDSGVDDCSNPKCYVMWPSHLSTHMRLEYLVSFKLVPKVQNYLLGLKGLWFHPSPKDVAVDISSLQPVMCETGEGPTSPWISFRVLFGVIQDNISSVARELLFHHYEELKESKITRAEMVKKMIIIVGEKILLEALKKLHYCPSLWYKPSVEAVSGDPASATPELLSLDETGNNCSLTLSVNHCDSHAPNAAAEHSAVLITKGCDTLATDMVPKGHVGLAPSGVPETSSSAGAICQGSPIVEPEVRNSFRQIMSPGNSAAGCAKNQDSFVARVAPIVRDGLLRTISGGSASPGVEVCNSVTPIKGPPGYASVAPTNASKTHGIFTPVFISKDCKSVVPSLALGNSKSTCVKRLNSAPRVTPEGQEFLSLGITSQSPALHSVNGQASSTSVAIPLVHAPGGNSPSMSTDGRDSLALSITLKGHDGPASSKTPKCLESPRADTLPKGDRPQAQDATTKVYSAPTPITVEPKNRGSQNKLSGPVLDASSHAAGAANALVALSTLREKGGH, from the exons ATGACACTG GGAATAATGTCAGATAAGGTTGCAAATTCTCCCCCTGAAGTGGTGAAGCAAGTTGTCCTTGAATCTAGTCCTCCAGTTTCTCAAAAACCTTCCACGGTAGATGTATTGCGCAAGAAAATCACATCTGTGGAAAGAGGCAGCGAAGGCTTTCTATTTGTCCAGGACCTTTTCCTCTCTGGTATGGGATCATTTGCAGCACCAAGTAGCATACTTCATGTCCACCGCCACTCTCCGAATGATATCACTGCACAGTGTAGACTTGAAGCTTTTGAAAGACAGATGAGGTccactaaagaagaacgtggTGATGCAAATGTAAGATATGGATGGCTAGGATCGAGGAAGAATGACATAATTAGGATTCTGATTAATGGTTTGGGTACCACTGCAAAACCTGTTGAGAAGGCAAGTTTGAGTGCTGGTGTATATCTTTCGCCAGAAAACCGAGCCTTTACCAG TGTTGGTCTTTGTGATGTTGACGAAAAAGGAGTGCAGTATATGTTGCTCTGCCGAGTGATATTGGGCAACATGGAAGCTGTTGAGCCTGGATCACAAGAGTCTTTTCCAAGCAGCGAGATGTATGATTCTGGTGTAGATGATTGTTCAAACCCGAAGTGTTATGTGATGTGGCCATCACATCTAAGCACTCACATGCGTTTAGAATATCTTGTTAGTTTCAAGCTAGTCCCAAAAGTTCAAA ATTATTTGCTTGGCTTGAAGGGTTTATGGTTTCACCCATCACCAAAGGATGTTGCAGTGGATATTTCTTCTCTTCAACCT GTAATGTGTGAAACAGGTGAAGGACCAACTTCCCCATGGATATCATTCAGAGTTCTCTTTGGGGTAATTCAAGACAATATATCATCTGTAGCAAGGGAGCTGCTCTTCCATCATTATGAAGAGCTGAAG GAAAGCAAAATAACTCGCGCAGAAatggtgaagaagatgataaTAATAGTTGGAGAAAAAATACTTTTGGAAGCCTTGAAGAAACTTCATTACTGT CCATCATTATGGTACAAGCCTTCTGTCGAAGCTGTGTCTGGTGACCCTGCAAGTGCAACACCAGAACTGTTATCCTTGGACGAGACAGGCAATAATTGTTCATTAACTCTTAGTGTTAACCATTGTGATTCACATGCACCAAATGCCGCGGCTGAACACTCCGCAGTTCTTATCACCAAAGGATGTGATACCCTTGCAACAGATATGGTGCCCAAAGGTCATGTTGGTCTGGCACCGAGTGGTGTGCCAGAAACATCTAGTTCTGCCGGTGCCATATGCCAGGGTTCTCCAATTGTGGAACCCGAAGTTAGAAATTCTTTTAGACAAATCATGTCACCTGGAAACTCTGCTGCTGGATGTGCCAAAAACCAAGATTCTTTTGTAGCAAGAGTGGCACCTATAGTTCGTGATGGCCTTTTGAGGACGATTTCTGGAGGATCTGCATCTCCTGGTGTGGAAGTTTGCAATTCTGTTACACCAATCAAAGGACCTCCTGGTTATGCTTCTGTAGCACCAACTAATGCCTCAAAAACCCATGGAATTTTTACTCCAGTTTTCATTTCTAAGGACTGTAAATCTGTTGTACCAAGCTTGGCACTTGGAAATTCTAAGAGTACATGCGTGAAACGCCTCAATTCTGCACCAAGAGTGACACCTGAAGGCCAGGAATTTCTTTCACTAGGTATTACATCACAAAGCCCAGCACTTCATTCAGTAAATGGCCAGGCTAGTTCAACATCGGTTGCCATACCTCTAGTTCATGCTCCAG GTGGAAATTCACCATCTATGAGTACTGACGGCCGTGACTCTCTGGCACTGAGTATCACACTCAAAGGCCATGATGGTCCAGCATCAAGTAAAACGCCAAAGTGCCTTGAATCTCCGAGAGCTGATACCTTGCCAAAAGGCGATCGCCCTCAAGCCCAGGATGCGACCACCAAGGTGTATAGTGCTCCAACACCGA TAACTGTGGAGCCAAAAAACCGCGGCTCCCAGAATAAATTATCTGGGCCAGTTCTTGATGCTAGCAGCCATGCCGCGGGGGCAGCTAATGCCCTCGTTGCCCTATCAACTCTGCGAGAGAAGGGCGGGCATTAG
- the LOC133922273 gene encoding inactive poly [ADP-ribose] polymerase RCD1-like isoform X2 codes for MASPQESNSLCLKRKLIDGCLSKDCKSRRVKSENGPSFDSSAKRCNCCCTRPNLANDCVNFLKSGVPSRIMYYKQGSWHNFPEQIMKSLIEEFRGNKSSVVAVMDDEPLLVDFLSMTLVNLKTRKQRSVAWLDDTGKCFSPSLFFDEESDEMTKGDSGNVDGTAQGIMSDKVANSPPEVVKQVVLESSPPVSQKPSTVDVLRKKITSVERGSEGFLFVQDLFLSGMGSFAAPSSILHVHRHSPNDITAQCRLEAFERQMRSTKEERGDANVRYGWLGSRKNDIIRILINGLGTTAKPVEKASLSAGVYLSPENRAFTSVGLCDVDEKGVQYMLLCRVILGNMEAVEPGSQESFPSSEMYDSGVDDCSNPKCYVMWPSHLSTHMRLEYLVSFKLVPKVQNYLLGLKGLWFHPSPKDVAVDISSLQPVMCETGEGPTSPWISFRVLFGVIQDNISSVARELLFHHYEELKESKITRAEMVKKMIIIVGEKILLEALKKLHYCPSLWYKPSVEAVSGDPASATPELLSLDETGNNCSLTLSVNHCDSHAPNAAAEHSAVLITKGCDTLATDMVPKGHVGLAPSGVPETSSSAGAICQGSPIVEPEVRNSFRQIMSPGNSAAGCAKNQDSFVARVAPIVRDGLLRTISGGSASPGVEVCNSVTPIKGPPGYASVAPTNASKTHGIFTPVFISKDCKSVVPSLALGNSKSTCVKRLNSAPRVTPEGQEFLSLGITSQSPALHSVNGQASSTSVAIPLVHAPGGNSPSMSTDGRDSLALSITLKGHDGPASSKTPKCLESPRADTLPKGDRPQAQDATTK; via the exons ATGGCATCGCCGCAAGAATCCAATTCCCTGTGCTTGAAGCGAAAGCTCATCGATGGCTGCCTGTCGAAAGACTGCAAATCTCGTCGAGTCAAATCTGAGAATGGGCCTTCATTTGATTCATCTGCTAAACGCTGCAACTGTTGTTGCACGCGACCTAACCTTGCTAATGATTGTGTTAATTTCCTGAAGAGTGGAGTGCCCAGCCGTATCATGTATTACAAACAAGGTTCTTGGCACAATTTTCCTGAGCAAATAATGAAGTCCCTCATTGAAGAATTCAGAGGCAATAAATCGAGTGTTGTTGCTGTGATGGACGATGAGCCTCTTCTTGTTGATTTCTTGTCAATGACCCTCGTCAACCTAAAAACTAGAAAGCAGCGGTCTGTTGCATGGCTTGATGACACTGGCAAGtgtttctctccttctcttttctttgaTGAGGAAAGTGATGAAATGACTAAAGGGGATTCTGGTAACGTTGACGGCACTGCACAGGGAATAATGTCAGATAAGGTTGCAAATTCTCCCCCTGAAGTGGTGAAGCAAGTTGTCCTTGAATCTAGTCCTCCAGTTTCTCAAAAACCTTCCACGGTAGATGTATTGCGCAAGAAAATCACATCTGTGGAAAGAGGCAGCGAAGGCTTTCTATTTGTCCAGGACCTTTTCCTCTCTGGTATGGGATCATTTGCAGCACCAAGTAGCATACTTCATGTCCACCGCCACTCTCCGAATGATATCACTGCACAGTGTAGACTTGAAGCTTTTGAAAGACAGATGAGGTccactaaagaagaacgtggTGATGCAAATGTAAGATATGGATGGCTAGGATCGAGGAAGAATGACATAATTAGGATTCTGATTAATGGTTTGGGTACCACTGCAAAACCTGTTGAGAAGGCAAGTTTGAGTGCTGGTGTATATCTTTCGCCAGAAAACCGAGCCTTTACCAG TGTTGGTCTTTGTGATGTTGACGAAAAAGGAGTGCAGTATATGTTGCTCTGCCGAGTGATATTGGGCAACATGGAAGCTGTTGAGCCTGGATCACAAGAGTCTTTTCCAAGCAGCGAGATGTATGATTCTGGTGTAGATGATTGTTCAAACCCGAAGTGTTATGTGATGTGGCCATCACATCTAAGCACTCACATGCGTTTAGAATATCTTGTTAGTTTCAAGCTAGTCCCAAAAGTTCAAA ATTATTTGCTTGGCTTGAAGGGTTTATGGTTTCACCCATCACCAAAGGATGTTGCAGTGGATATTTCTTCTCTTCAACCT GTAATGTGTGAAACAGGTGAAGGACCAACTTCCCCATGGATATCATTCAGAGTTCTCTTTGGGGTAATTCAAGACAATATATCATCTGTAGCAAGGGAGCTGCTCTTCCATCATTATGAAGAGCTGAAG GAAAGCAAAATAACTCGCGCAGAAatggtgaagaagatgataaTAATAGTTGGAGAAAAAATACTTTTGGAAGCCTTGAAGAAACTTCATTACTGT CCATCATTATGGTACAAGCCTTCTGTCGAAGCTGTGTCTGGTGACCCTGCAAGTGCAACACCAGAACTGTTATCCTTGGACGAGACAGGCAATAATTGTTCATTAACTCTTAGTGTTAACCATTGTGATTCACATGCACCAAATGCCGCGGCTGAACACTCCGCAGTTCTTATCACCAAAGGATGTGATACCCTTGCAACAGATATGGTGCCCAAAGGTCATGTTGGTCTGGCACCGAGTGGTGTGCCAGAAACATCTAGTTCTGCCGGTGCCATATGCCAGGGTTCTCCAATTGTGGAACCCGAAGTTAGAAATTCTTTTAGACAAATCATGTCACCTGGAAACTCTGCTGCTGGATGTGCCAAAAACCAAGATTCTTTTGTAGCAAGAGTGGCACCTATAGTTCGTGATGGCCTTTTGAGGACGATTTCTGGAGGATCTGCATCTCCTGGTGTGGAAGTTTGCAATTCTGTTACACCAATCAAAGGACCTCCTGGTTATGCTTCTGTAGCACCAACTAATGCCTCAAAAACCCATGGAATTTTTACTCCAGTTTTCATTTCTAAGGACTGTAAATCTGTTGTACCAAGCTTGGCACTTGGAAATTCTAAGAGTACATGCGTGAAACGCCTCAATTCTGCACCAAGAGTGACACCTGAAGGCCAGGAATTTCTTTCACTAGGTATTACATCACAAAGCCCAGCACTTCATTCAGTAAATGGCCAGGCTAGTTCAACATCGGTTGCCATACCTCTAGTTCATGCTCCAG GTGGAAATTCACCATCTATGAGTACTGACGGCCGTGACTCTCTGGCACTGAGTATCACACTCAAAGGCCATGATGGTCCAGCATCAAGTAAAACGCCAAAGTGCCTTGAATCTCCGAGAGCTGATACCTTGCCAAAAGGCGATCGCCCTCAAGCCCAGGATGCGACCACCAAG TAA
- the LOC133922273 gene encoding uncharacterized protein LOC133922273 isoform X1, whose product MASPQESNSLCLKRKLIDGCLSKDCKSRRVKSENGPSFDSSAKRCNCCCTRPNLANDCVNFLKSGVPSRIMYYKQGSWHNFPEQIMKSLIEEFRGNKSSVVAVMDDEPLLVDFLSMTLVNLKTRKQRSVAWLDDTGKCFSPSLFFDEESDEMTKGDSGNVDGTAQGIMSDKVANSPPEVVKQVVLESSPPVSQKPSTVDVLRKKITSVERGSEGFLFVQDLFLSGMGSFAAPSSILHVHRHSPNDITAQCRLEAFERQMRSTKEERGDANVRYGWLGSRKNDIIRILINGLGTTAKPVEKASLSAGVYLSPENRAFTSVGLCDVDEKGVQYMLLCRVILGNMEAVEPGSQESFPSSEMYDSGVDDCSNPKCYVMWPSHLSTHMRLEYLVSFKLVPKVQNYLLGLKGLWFHPSPKDVAVDISSLQPVMCETGEGPTSPWISFRVLFGVIQDNISSVARELLFHHYEELKESKITRAEMVKKMIIIVGEKILLEALKKLHYCPSLWYKPSVEAVSGDPASATPELLSLDETGNNCSLTLSVNHCDSHAPNAAAEHSAVLITKGCDTLATDMVPKGHVGLAPSGVPETSSSAGAICQGSPIVEPEVRNSFRQIMSPGNSAAGCAKNQDSFVARVAPIVRDGLLRTISGGSASPGVEVCNSVTPIKGPPGYASVAPTNASKTHGIFTPVFISKDCKSVVPSLALGNSKSTCVKRLNSAPRVTPEGQEFLSLGITSQSPALHSVNGQASSTSVAIPLVHAPGGNSPSMSTDGRDSLALSITLKGHDGPASSKTPKCLESPRADTLPKGDRPQAQDATTKVYSAPTPITVEPKNRGSQNKLSGPVLDASSHAAGAANALVALSTLREKGGH is encoded by the exons ATGGCATCGCCGCAAGAATCCAATTCCCTGTGCTTGAAGCGAAAGCTCATCGATGGCTGCCTGTCGAAAGACTGCAAATCTCGTCGAGTCAAATCTGAGAATGGGCCTTCATTTGATTCATCTGCTAAACGCTGCAACTGTTGTTGCACGCGACCTAACCTTGCTAATGATTGTGTTAATTTCCTGAAGAGTGGAGTGCCCAGCCGTATCATGTATTACAAACAAGGTTCTTGGCACAATTTTCCTGAGCAAATAATGAAGTCCCTCATTGAAGAATTCAGAGGCAATAAATCGAGTGTTGTTGCTGTGATGGACGATGAGCCTCTTCTTGTTGATTTCTTGTCAATGACCCTCGTCAACCTAAAAACTAGAAAGCAGCGGTCTGTTGCATGGCTTGATGACACTGGCAAGtgtttctctccttctcttttctttgaTGAGGAAAGTGATGAAATGACTAAAGGGGATTCTGGTAACGTTGACGGCACTGCACAGGGAATAATGTCAGATAAGGTTGCAAATTCTCCCCCTGAAGTGGTGAAGCAAGTTGTCCTTGAATCTAGTCCTCCAGTTTCTCAAAAACCTTCCACGGTAGATGTATTGCGCAAGAAAATCACATCTGTGGAAAGAGGCAGCGAAGGCTTTCTATTTGTCCAGGACCTTTTCCTCTCTGGTATGGGATCATTTGCAGCACCAAGTAGCATACTTCATGTCCACCGCCACTCTCCGAATGATATCACTGCACAGTGTAGACTTGAAGCTTTTGAAAGACAGATGAGGTccactaaagaagaacgtggTGATGCAAATGTAAGATATGGATGGCTAGGATCGAGGAAGAATGACATAATTAGGATTCTGATTAATGGTTTGGGTACCACTGCAAAACCTGTTGAGAAGGCAAGTTTGAGTGCTGGTGTATATCTTTCGCCAGAAAACCGAGCCTTTACCAG TGTTGGTCTTTGTGATGTTGACGAAAAAGGAGTGCAGTATATGTTGCTCTGCCGAGTGATATTGGGCAACATGGAAGCTGTTGAGCCTGGATCACAAGAGTCTTTTCCAAGCAGCGAGATGTATGATTCTGGTGTAGATGATTGTTCAAACCCGAAGTGTTATGTGATGTGGCCATCACATCTAAGCACTCACATGCGTTTAGAATATCTTGTTAGTTTCAAGCTAGTCCCAAAAGTTCAAA ATTATTTGCTTGGCTTGAAGGGTTTATGGTTTCACCCATCACCAAAGGATGTTGCAGTGGATATTTCTTCTCTTCAACCT GTAATGTGTGAAACAGGTGAAGGACCAACTTCCCCATGGATATCATTCAGAGTTCTCTTTGGGGTAATTCAAGACAATATATCATCTGTAGCAAGGGAGCTGCTCTTCCATCATTATGAAGAGCTGAAG GAAAGCAAAATAACTCGCGCAGAAatggtgaagaagatgataaTAATAGTTGGAGAAAAAATACTTTTGGAAGCCTTGAAGAAACTTCATTACTGT CCATCATTATGGTACAAGCCTTCTGTCGAAGCTGTGTCTGGTGACCCTGCAAGTGCAACACCAGAACTGTTATCCTTGGACGAGACAGGCAATAATTGTTCATTAACTCTTAGTGTTAACCATTGTGATTCACATGCACCAAATGCCGCGGCTGAACACTCCGCAGTTCTTATCACCAAAGGATGTGATACCCTTGCAACAGATATGGTGCCCAAAGGTCATGTTGGTCTGGCACCGAGTGGTGTGCCAGAAACATCTAGTTCTGCCGGTGCCATATGCCAGGGTTCTCCAATTGTGGAACCCGAAGTTAGAAATTCTTTTAGACAAATCATGTCACCTGGAAACTCTGCTGCTGGATGTGCCAAAAACCAAGATTCTTTTGTAGCAAGAGTGGCACCTATAGTTCGTGATGGCCTTTTGAGGACGATTTCTGGAGGATCTGCATCTCCTGGTGTGGAAGTTTGCAATTCTGTTACACCAATCAAAGGACCTCCTGGTTATGCTTCTGTAGCACCAACTAATGCCTCAAAAACCCATGGAATTTTTACTCCAGTTTTCATTTCTAAGGACTGTAAATCTGTTGTACCAAGCTTGGCACTTGGAAATTCTAAGAGTACATGCGTGAAACGCCTCAATTCTGCACCAAGAGTGACACCTGAAGGCCAGGAATTTCTTTCACTAGGTATTACATCACAAAGCCCAGCACTTCATTCAGTAAATGGCCAGGCTAGTTCAACATCGGTTGCCATACCTCTAGTTCATGCTCCAG GTGGAAATTCACCATCTATGAGTACTGACGGCCGTGACTCTCTGGCACTGAGTATCACACTCAAAGGCCATGATGGTCCAGCATCAAGTAAAACGCCAAAGTGCCTTGAATCTCCGAGAGCTGATACCTTGCCAAAAGGCGATCGCCCTCAAGCCCAGGATGCGACCACCAAGGTGTATAGTGCTCCAACACCGA TAACTGTGGAGCCAAAAAACCGCGGCTCCCAGAATAAATTATCTGGGCCAGTTCTTGATGCTAGCAGCCATGCCGCGGGGGCAGCTAATGCCCTCGTTGCCCTATCAACTCTGCGAGAGAAGGGCGGGCATTAG